The proteins below come from a single Salvia splendens isolate huo1 unplaced genomic scaffold, SspV2 ctg133, whole genome shotgun sequence genomic window:
- the LOC121789084 gene encoding uncharacterized protein LOC121789084: MLIDNKVSMQTTNLESFLDRTTPLAPSQFLSKSEARKLNKLWHPCEREKVDYFVLADLWSSFDEWSAYGAGVPIASEDGQNLIQYFVPYLSAIQIFTSSSSANCLREETDSVSETRDSFSDSFSDESESEKLSRWEGCSSEEGICELDLWHQNDRLGNLYLEYFERSSPYGRVPLTDKISSLAQSHQGLMSLRSVDLSPASWMAIAWYPIYHIPTGRTNRDLQTCFLTYHTLSSSFQDMDLDDDIDNLKRKTKEGKSISLPPFGLASYKMQGDVWLSDENGLDRERMASLLSVADSWLKQLRVQHHDFNYFMGMRHG, from the exons ATGTTGATTGACAACAAGGTTTCAATGCAGACGACAAACCTTGAAAGCTTCTTAGATCGCACAACGCCCCTTGCCCCTTCGCAGTTTCTCTCAAAG AGTGAGGCAAGGAAGCTTAACAAGCTATGGCATCCTTGTGAAAGGGAGAAAGTTGACTACTTTGTTCTTGCTGATCTTTGGAGTAGTTTTGATGAATGGAGTGCTTACGGAGCCGGAGTTCCGATTGCCTCCGAAGACGGCCAGAATCTCATTCAATACTTCGTGCCTTACCTCTCTGCAATCCAGATTTTCACCAGTAGTTCATCTGCAAACTGCTTGAG GGAAGAGACTGATTCCGTGAGCGAGACAAGGGACTCGTTTAGTGATTCGTTTAGTGATGAGAGCGAGAGTGAGAAGTTGTCGAGGTGGGAAGGGTGCTCGTCCGAGGAGGGGATATGCGAGCTGGATTTGTGGCATCAGAATGATAGATTGGGTAATCTTTACCTTGAGTACTTTGAGAGATCGTCTCCCTATGGAAGGGTCCCTCTCACGGACAAG ATTAGTAGCTTAGCTCAAAGCCATCAGGGATTAATGTCGTTAAGAAGTGTGGATCTTTCACCGGCTAGTTGGATGGCCATCGCCTG GTACCCCATCTATCACATTCCGACCGGTAGAACCAATAGAGACTTGCAAACGTGTTTCCTCACGTACCACACCCTTTCCTCCTCGTTTCAAG ACATGGACTTGGACGACGACATAGACAATTTGAAGAGGAAAACAAAGGAAGGGAAAAGTATCTCTCTCCCTCCATTTGGTTTGGCAAGTTACAAGATGCAAGGGGACGTGTGGCTTTCAGACGAGAACGGCCTCGACCGGGAGAGGATGGCGTCGCTCTTGAGCGTGGCCGATTCTTGGCTAAAGCAATTGAGGGTTCAACATCACGACTTCAACTACTTCATGGGAATGCGGCATGGCTAA